A window from Engraulis encrasicolus isolate BLACKSEA-1 chromosome 11, IST_EnEncr_1.0, whole genome shotgun sequence encodes these proteins:
- the LOC134459067 gene encoding guanine nucleotide exchange factor subunit RIC1-like, translating to MLNALHVFLSCSHVTIIWFLFFPPRACARRSVPPSSQLCVHPSLCPCLRLAGSASVRASVGLCVRPCFRLCPCPCPRPAGCASVRAQVSPSVRPCQRLAGRASVRAYVWPTVRPSVPTSVPPSGRLCVRPSVRASVRFCIRAYIWPALQPSVRASVRLCVRASVWPGVLPSVPTSVPTSVLTSGRPCVRLCPRPCPRPFRLCVRLSGRLCVRPSVRQSVCASVPTSGQTSICLCPLLCFHLSVPPSGWLSVRVCVPTSVCACVRLSVHSSVRLCIRPCLRPSGPMSVRPCVCQSVCPQKQKKH from the coding sequence ATGCTCAATGCACTGCATGTATTTCTCAGCtgctcacatgtaactataatatggtttctgttcttccctcctcgtgCCTGCGCCCGTCGGTCCGTGCCTCCGTCCAGCCAGCTGTGCGTGCATCCGTCTCTgtgtccgtgcctacgtctggccggcagtgcgtccgtccgtgcgtcagtcGGTCTGTGCGTCCGTCCTTGCTTCCGTCTCTGCCCATGTCCGTGCCCACGTCCGGCcggctgtgcgtccgtccgtgcgcaagtcagtccgtctgtgcgtccgtgccaaCGTTTGGCCGGTCGTGCTtccgtccgtgcctacgtctggccgactgtgcgtccgtctgtgcccacgtccgtgccacCGTCCGGCcggctgtgcgtccgtccgtccgtgcgtgcgtcagtccgtTTCTGCATCCGTGCCTACATCTGGCCGGCCTTGCAgccgtctgtgcgtgcgtcagtccgtctgtgcgtccgtgccagCGTTTGGCCGGGCGTGcttccgtctgtgcccacgtccgtgcccacgtccgtgcttacgtctggccggccgtgcgtccgtctgtgcccacgtccgtgcccaCGTCCgttccgtctgtgcgtccgtctgtccggccgtctgtgcgtccgtccgtccgtgcgtcagtccgtctgtgcgtccgtgcctacgtctggccagACGTCCATCTGTCTGTGCCCACTTCTGTGCTTCCATCTGTCCGTGCCTCCGTCCGGCTggctgtccgtccgtgtgtgcgtgcccacgtccgtgtgtgcatgcgtgcgtctatcTGTCCATTCGTCCGTCCGTCTGTGCATCCGTCCGTGCCTACGTCCGTCCGGGCCcatgtctgtgcgtccgtgcgtatgtCAGTCTGTTTGcccgcaaaaacaaaaaaaacattag